A single window of Salminus brasiliensis chromosome 18, fSalBra1.hap2, whole genome shotgun sequence DNA harbors:
- the LOC140539951 gene encoding myosin light chain 5-like, with amino-acid sequence MFEQTQIQEFKEAFTLIDQNRDGFIDKEDLKDTYASLGKLNVKDIELEDMLKEASGPINFTMFLNLFGEKLHGTDPEDTILNAFKMFDPEAKGYIHTDELKHVLMTQANKFSAEEVRQMFQSSNIDSAGNLDYKSLCYIITHGEEQEE; translated from the exons ATGTTCGAGCAGACTCAAATCCAGGAATTTAAGGAG GCGTTCACACTTATTGATCAAAACAGAGATGGTTTCATTGACAAGGAGGACCTCAAAGACACATATGCATCTCTTG GTAAACTGAATGTTAAAGATATTGAACTGGAAGACATGCTGAAAGAAGCCAGTGGTCCTATCAATTTCACCATGTTCCTTAACCTTTTTGGAGAAAAACTGCACG GCACCGACCCTGAAGATACCATACTTAACGCCTTCAAGATGTTTGATCCTGAAGCGAAGGGCTATATACATACAGACGA GTTGAAGCATGTCCTGATGACACAAGCAAACAAGTTTAGTGCAGAGGAG gtACGTCAGATGTTCCAGTCCTCCAACATTGACTCAGCAGGCAACCTGGACTACAAATCCCTCTGCTACATTATCACACACGGAGAAGAACAGGAGGAATGA
- the btc gene encoding probetacellulin: MDKTFKLMLGIITAFALCKYSQAEWNATKDTANKTVSCRPHDSGSNCTDAKDDHRWSGHFSKCPQEYAQYCVHGTCRFVQEQNTPACRCESGYIGSRCEYLDLGWLVGDRKQIVIAGIIAGLVFLLLVIVFTCICVHSRLKLCRKKKRKQEKRDEVERLHTLHTLNTNEASSAPTETSDTIAV; encoded by the exons ATGGACAAGACATTCAAGTTGATGTTGGGGATAATTACAG CTTTTGCCCTATGCAAATATTCCCAGGCTGAATGGAATGCGACAAAGGACACAGCAAATAAGACCGTGTCCTGCAGGCCCCATGACAGCGGCAGCAACTGCACAG ATGCGAAGGATGACCACAGATGGAGCGGCCACTTTTCCAAGTGTCCACAAGAGTatgcacagtactgtgttcaTGGAACCTGCCGTTTTGTGCAGGAGCAGAACACTCCTGCCTGCAG aTGTGAAAGTGGTTACATTGGTTCAAGATGTGAATATTTAGACCTTGGCTGGTTGGTGGGAGATCGCAAGCAAATAGTCATTGCTGGTATCATAGCTGGACTGGTCTTTTTACTACTTGTCATTGTCTTCACATGCATCTGTGTACA CAGTAGGTTGAAACTATGtcgaaaaaagaaaagaaaacaggagAAAAGGGATGAGGTGGAAAGGCTTCATACACTTCATACACTGAACACGAATGAAGCTTCATCTGCCCCTACAGAGACATCTGACACAATTGCTGTATAA